A stretch of the Neofelis nebulosa isolate mNeoNeb1 chromosome 1, mNeoNeb1.pri, whole genome shotgun sequence genome encodes the following:
- the LOC131489623 gene encoding olfactory receptor 2V2 produces the protein MEIWLNQSSTDDFILLGIFSHSPTDLVLFSVVMVVFTVALSGNVLLLFLIYGDPQLHTPMYFFLSQLSLMDLILVCTNVPKMVVNFLTGGKSISFVGCGIQIGLFVCLVGSEGFLLGFMAYDRYVAISHPLHYPVLMSQRVCLQIVGSSWAFAIIDGVIQMVVVMTFPYCGLREVNHFFCEMLSLLKLACIDTSIFENVIYACCVFMLFLPFSITVASYAFILRAVLLMRSAQAGKKALATCSSHLTAVSLFYGAAMFIYLRPRRYRVPSHDKMVSIFYTVLTPMLNPLIYSLRNRDVMRALRKGLDHCRISSQH, from the coding sequence ATGGAGATATGGTTGAATCAATCATCCACAGATGACTTCATCCTCTTGGGCATTTTTTCTCACAGTCCAACTGACCTTGTCCTCTTCTCTGTTGTTATGGTGGTCTTCACAGTGGCCCTCTCTGGTaatgtcctcctcctcttcctcatctatGGAGATCCTCAACTTCAcacacccatgtacttcttcctcagtCAGCTCTCCCTCATGGACCTCATATTGGTCTGTACCAATGTGCCGAAGATGGTGGTCAATTTCCTGACTGGCGGGAAGTCCATCTCCTTTGTGGGTTGTGGCATACAAATTGGCCTCTTTGTGTGTCTTGTGGGATCTGAAGGGTTCTTGCTGGGATTCATGGCTTATGACCGCTATGTAGCCATTAGCCACCCACTTCACTATCCTGTCCTCATGAGTCAGAGGGTCTGTCTTCAAATTGTTGGGAGCTCCTGGGCCTTTGCGATAATAGATGGTGTGATACAGATGGTGGTAGTAATGACTTTCCCATACTGTGGCTTGAGAGAAGTGAACCACTTCTTTTGTGAGATGCTTTCTTTGTTGAAACTAGCCTGTATAGATACATCCATTTTTGAGAACGTGATATATGCTTGCTGTGTCTTCATGCTGTTTCTTCCCTTCTCAATCACCGTGGCCTCCTATGCTTTCATCCTGAGGGCTGTTCTCCTCATGCGCTCTGCTCAGGCAGGCAAGAAGGCTCTGGCCACCTGTTCCTCTCACCTAACAGCTGTCTCCCTCTTCTATGGGGCAGCCATGTTCATCTACCTGAGGCCTCGGCGCTACCGGGTGCCTAGTCATGACAAGATGGTCTCTATTTTCTACACAGTCCTTACTCCTATGCTCAACCCCCTCATTTATAGCTTGAGAAACCGCGATGTGATGAGGGCCCTAAGGAAGGGGCTGGACCATTGCAGGATTAGCAGCCAGCACTGA